The genomic region GATTGCCAAATGGATGGCGAAATATGGCTTTGAACGATTGATAAAACTTCCGTTTACAGCTTTTATGGATCGATAAAAAACCAAAATCATGCCAAAACATACTTGACAGGCAAAGCGATGGACATCATGTTTAAGATAACGAAAAAAGGAACGCATCGTTTAGACATTGAGTTGAGTGGAAAGCTAAATTCAGAGGAAATGCAAATTGCTTTAGATGAACTTGTTGACAAGTCCAGAGGAATTGAAAACGGAAAGATGCTATATGATGTTATTGATTTTCATCTACCATCATTGAGCGCCATAGCCATCGAGTTTTCACGATTGCCAATGATGTTTGGGTTAATAAAAAAATTTGATCGTGCCGCCGTTTTGAGCGACAAAAATTGGATTAAAAAAATCAGTGAATTTGAAGGCATGATAGTTCCGGGTCTTGAAATTAAAGCTTTCAATCGATACCAGAAAGAAGTGGCGGAAGTATGGTTATCAGAGTAGAACAAAATATATAATTCAGCGAATCGGTTAGTCGGGGGCTTTTTGTGCCTTCCTGCGCCCCTGTGATTTTCCGATTCATACGTGACAAGGCGCTTTTTTTGACATGCGCCTTTTATGAAGGGTACCCATAAGGAGGTTTTATGACAGAAAACCAACTCACCCCGGACCTTCGGACCCGTCTTTAT from Desulfobacterales bacterium harbors:
- a CDS encoding STAS/SEC14 domain-containing protein; protein product: MDIMFKITKKGTHRLDIELSGKLNSEEMQIALDELVDKSRGIENGKMLYDVIDFHLPSLSAIAIEFSRLPMMFGLIKKFDRAAVLSDKNWIKKISEFEGMIVPGLEIKAFNRYQKEVAEVWLSE